A genome region from Thermoanaerobaculia bacterium includes the following:
- a CDS encoding inorganic pyrophosphatase, whose translation MATNLRFREFRPHPWHGLPVGPDPPRIVTAYIEIGPLDTVKYEIDKVSGYLKVDRPQRGAAQPPTLYGFIPRTYCGSRMAALSPAAERGDGDPLDICVVSERTVTRADILLDARVVGGLRMIDRGEADDKIIAVLKNDLYWGDVEDLDGLPPKMVERLAHYFTTYKQMPGETNVVSVAATYGREHAEQVVLASMADYIAAFGSH comes from the coding sequence GCGCTTCCGTGAATTCCGCCCGCACCCCTGGCACGGCCTCCCGGTCGGCCCCGATCCGCCGCGGATCGTGACCGCCTATATCGAGATCGGGCCGCTCGACACCGTGAAGTACGAGATCGACAAGGTCTCGGGCTACCTGAAGGTGGACCGGCCCCAGCGCGGAGCGGCCCAGCCGCCGACGCTCTACGGTTTCATCCCGCGCACCTACTGCGGGTCGCGGATGGCGGCGCTGTCGCCCGCCGCCGAGCGCGGCGACGGCGATCCGCTCGATATCTGCGTGGTGAGCGAGAGGACGGTCACCCGGGCCGACATCCTGCTGGACGCGCGGGTCGTCGGAGGCTTGAGAATGATCGACCGCGGCGAGGCCGACGACAAGATCATCGCCGTGCTCAAGAACGATCTCTACTGGGGGGATGTCGAGGACTTGGACGGCCTGCCGCCCAAGATGGTCGAGCGGCTGGCGCACTATTTCACGACCTACAAGCAGATGCCCGGCGAGACCAACGTGGTCAGCGTTGCCGCGACCTACGGTCGCGAGCACGCCGAGCAGGTCGTTCTCGCGTCGATGGCCGACTACATCGCCGCGTTCGGGAGCCACTAG